A part of Homoserinibacter sp. YIM 151385 genomic DNA contains:
- a CDS encoding TIGR01777 family oxidoreductase, with protein sequence MTERIVIAGASGFMGRRFRERFEAEGAEVRTVGRALSGADAAWGDEAGIRALVEGSDLLLNLAGKSVNCRYNAANRAEIFRSRLETTAELGRVVQAADAPPPVWMNASTATIYRHADDRPMTESTGEIGTGFSVDVATSWERTLAEHAREGVRQVALRMAITLGDGSALRPLVNLARLGLGGPHIGGKTPGGRQRFSWVHLDDVHRAIRFLQTSELDGAVNISSPNPSTDREVMATIRRVLGVPVGVPLSGWMLELGSAVIRTETELILKSRWVLPERLEAAGFRFAHPELEPALREILGRPAPSRG encoded by the coding sequence ATGACCGAGCGCATCGTCATCGCCGGGGCGTCCGGCTTCATGGGGCGGAGGTTCCGCGAGCGCTTCGAGGCGGAGGGCGCCGAGGTCCGCACCGTCGGCCGCGCCTTGAGCGGGGCGGACGCGGCCTGGGGCGACGAGGCCGGCATCCGCGCGCTCGTCGAGGGCAGCGACCTGCTGCTCAACCTCGCCGGCAAGAGCGTGAACTGCCGCTACAACGCGGCGAACAGGGCCGAGATCTTCCGCAGCCGGCTCGAGACGACCGCCGAGCTGGGCCGTGTCGTGCAGGCCGCCGACGCGCCGCCGCCCGTCTGGATGAACGCGAGCACCGCCACCATCTACCGGCACGCCGACGACCGGCCGATGACCGAGTCGACGGGTGAGATCGGCACCGGATTCAGCGTGGATGTCGCGACGAGCTGGGAGCGGACCCTCGCCGAGCACGCGCGCGAGGGCGTGCGCCAGGTGGCGCTGCGCATGGCGATCACCCTCGGCGACGGCTCGGCGCTGCGCCCGCTCGTGAACCTCGCCCGCCTCGGCCTCGGCGGCCCCCACATCGGCGGGAAGACGCCCGGCGGCCGGCAGCGCTTCAGCTGGGTGCACCTCGACGACGTCCACCGCGCGATCCGCTTCCTGCAGACGAGCGAGCTCGACGGCGCGGTCAACATCAGCTCGCCGAACCCGTCCACCGACCGCGAGGTCATGGCGACGATCCGCCGCGTCCTGGGCGTGCCCGTCGGCGTCCCGCTCTCCGGCTGGATGCTGGAGCTGGGCTCCGCGGTCATCCGCACCGAGACGGAGCTCATCCTCAAGAGCCGGTGGGTGCTGCCGGAGCGCCTCGAGGCGGCGGGCTTCCGCTTCGCGCACCCCGAGCTCGAGCCGGCGCTGCGCGAGATCCTCGGCCGCCCGGCTCCGTCGCGAGGCTGA
- a CDS encoding pyridoxal phosphate-dependent aminotransferase, protein MLAPHIPAVPASGIRRIFEIAAELDDVILLALGEPDVPVAPHIAAAATAAWERDDTDYNPNGGILPLRQAIVRKLARENDLAVEVEQVWATIGATQALHLAMQLTLAAGDEVLVPDPGYTTFTMSARMLDAVPVPYSLAPERGFEPSLEELERLVTDRTRMIIVNSPSNPLGAVFPRKTLAGLLDLARRHDLWVLSDEVYERFTWGAPHVSIASLDEDDRVLSAFSTSKTYAMTGIRVGWLVTPPGLSAVMRTMQETSISCVPTPGQHAALAAIEGDQAHVAEAAAHYRGNYEAAAALLDERGLRHLEPSGAFYLWVDVSHASGGDVAGWAERLLLHERVAVAPGSAFGRTGEGWIRLCLAASREDLLEGIRRLPAPGEGSAA, encoded by the coding sequence ATGCTCGCGCCCCACATCCCCGCCGTGCCGGCCTCCGGCATCCGGCGCATCTTCGAGATCGCGGCCGAGCTCGACGACGTGATCCTCCTGGCGCTCGGCGAGCCGGATGTGCCGGTCGCCCCGCACATCGCGGCCGCGGCGACGGCGGCCTGGGAGCGCGACGACACCGACTACAACCCGAACGGCGGCATCCTCCCGCTCCGGCAGGCGATCGTGCGCAAGCTCGCGCGCGAGAACGACCTCGCCGTGGAGGTCGAGCAGGTGTGGGCGACGATCGGCGCCACCCAGGCGCTCCACCTGGCGATGCAGCTCACCCTCGCGGCCGGGGACGAGGTCCTCGTCCCCGATCCCGGCTACACGACCTTCACGATGAGCGCGCGCATGCTCGACGCCGTCCCCGTGCCGTACTCGCTCGCGCCCGAGCGGGGCTTCGAGCCGAGCCTCGAGGAGCTCGAGCGGCTCGTCACCGACCGCACGCGCATGATCATCGTCAACTCGCCCTCGAACCCGCTCGGCGCGGTGTTCCCGCGAAAGACGCTCGCCGGCCTCCTCGACCTCGCGCGGCGTCACGACCTCTGGGTGCTCTCGGACGAGGTGTACGAGCGCTTCACCTGGGGTGCCCCGCACGTGAGCATCGCGAGCCTCGACGAGGACGACCGCGTGCTCTCCGCCTTCAGCACCTCGAAGACCTACGCCATGACCGGCATCCGCGTCGGCTGGCTCGTGACCCCGCCCGGGCTCTCGGCCGTCATGCGGACGATGCAGGAGACCTCGATCAGCTGCGTCCCGACACCGGGGCAGCACGCGGCGCTCGCCGCGATCGAGGGCGATCAGGCGCATGTGGCGGAGGCCGCCGCGCACTACCGCGGCAACTACGAGGCGGCGGCCGCGCTGCTCGACGAGCGCGGCCTGCGCCATCTCGAGCCGAGCGGCGCCTTCTACCTGTGGGTGGACGTCTCGCACGCGAGCGGCGGCGACGTCGCCGGGTGGGCCGAGCGGCTGCTGCTGCACGAGCGGGTGGCGGTCGCCCCCGGGAGCGCCTTCGGGCGCACGGGCGAGGGATGGATCCGGCTCTGCCTCGCGGCGAGTCGCGAGGACCTGCTGGAGGGGATCCGGCGCCTGCCCGCGCCGGGGGAGGGGAGCGCCGCATGA
- a CDS encoding alpha/beta fold hydrolase produces MSAAVVLVHGLGGAAAEWSAVADALRAEGREVRVPELPGHGARRAEAFELETALAAVRAACREAREAGGSRGAGPLLAGRALGGHLAIQVAATTPEDAPRGVLAAGIGTETLGWLVDSYRVAGAVAGLLPDRGEAVNRLAAETFSAPTGGSAQAAEVVAGLRPQALDAVHALDTRAALRRIEVPVVVANGAKDRFRLQEGALRRAIRRGRLERIRGAALGDAIAGPEALLPLLPHLRSLLGEPA; encoded by the coding sequence ATGTCTGCCGCGGTCGTCCTCGTGCACGGGCTCGGCGGCGCGGCGGCCGAGTGGTCGGCGGTCGCGGACGCGCTCCGCGCGGAGGGCCGCGAGGTGCGCGTGCCGGAGCTGCCCGGCCACGGCGCGCGGCGCGCGGAGGCCTTCGAGCTCGAGACGGCGCTGGCGGCGGTCCGGGCGGCCTGCCGCGAGGCCCGGGAAGCCGGGGGCTCGCGGGGAGCCGGGCCGCTCCTGGCCGGGCGCGCGCTCGGCGGCCACCTCGCGATCCAGGTCGCCGCCACCACCCCCGAGGACGCGCCGCGGGGCGTGCTCGCCGCCGGCATCGGCACCGAGACCCTCGGCTGGCTCGTCGACAGCTACCGCGTCGCGGGGGCCGTCGCCGGCCTCCTCCCGGATCGCGGCGAGGCCGTGAACCGTCTCGCCGCCGAGACGTTCTCGGCCCCCACCGGCGGGTCGGCGCAGGCGGCCGAGGTCGTCGCGGGGCTCCGCCCGCAGGCGCTGGACGCCGTGCACGCCCTCGACACGCGCGCGGCGCTCCGGCGCATCGAGGTGCCCGTCGTCGTCGCGAACGGCGCGAAGGACCGCTTCCGGCTCCAGGAGGGCGCGCTGCGGCGCGCGATCCGCCGCGGCCGGCTCGAGCGGATCCGCGGCGCGGCGCTCGGCGACGCGATCGCCGGCCCCGAGGCGCTCCTCCCGCTCCTGCCCCACCTCCGCAGCCTCCTCGGGGAGCCCGCATGA
- a CDS encoding NUDIX hydrolase: MTIPPFIVELRARVGTHPLWLSGAVAVVVRGEEVLLIRRADTGRWDAVAGIIEPGEQPAECAEREVAEEAGVEARVERVAGVDVSGQVVYENGDRAQYLTIVLRCRWVSGDPHPVDGEALEARWFHRDALPELGEQARQRIAWALSEDPAAAFVPSA; the protein is encoded by the coding sequence ATGACCATCCCGCCCTTCATCGTCGAGCTCCGCGCCCGCGTGGGGACGCATCCCCTCTGGCTCTCGGGCGCCGTCGCGGTGGTCGTGCGGGGCGAGGAGGTGCTGCTGATCCGGCGCGCCGACACGGGTCGCTGGGATGCCGTCGCGGGCATCATCGAGCCGGGCGAGCAGCCCGCCGAGTGCGCCGAGCGGGAGGTCGCGGAGGAGGCGGGCGTCGAGGCGCGGGTCGAGCGCGTCGCCGGCGTCGACGTGAGCGGGCAGGTCGTCTACGAGAACGGCGACCGGGCGCAGTACCTCACGATCGTGCTGCGCTGCCGCTGGGTGTCGGGCGATCCGCATCCCGTCGACGGGGAGGCGCTCGAGGCGCGCTGGTTCCATCGGGATGCGCTGCCCGAGCTGGGCGAGCAGGCGCGGCAGCGGATCGCCTGGGCGCTCTCCGAGGACCCCGCGGCGGCCTTCGTCCCGAGCGCCTGA
- the rpsT gene encoding 30S ribosomal protein S20, with the protein MANIKSQIKRIGTNKKAQERNKAVKSQLKTAIRSTREAVTAGDKDKAAAALLVASKRLDKAASKGVIHKNQAANRKSAIAKQVAAL; encoded by the coding sequence ATGGCGAACATCAAGTCGCAGATCAAGCGCATCGGCACCAACAAGAAGGCTCAGGAGCGCAACAAGGCCGTCAAGAGCCAGCTCAAGACCGCGATCCGCTCCACCCGCGAGGCCGTCACGGCCGGCGACAAGGACAAGGCCGCGGCCGCTCTCCTCGTCGCCTCGAAGCGCCTCGACAAGGCGGCGTCGAAGGGCGTCATCCACAAGAACCAGGCGGCGAACCGCAAGTCGGCCATCGCCAAGCAGGTCGCGGCGCTCTGA
- the holA gene encoding DNA polymerase III subunit delta, whose product MAAAPQRSGGAGRASGAKAKAAIPQLDWTAVRPAPVVLVSGPESLLAERSTRMLRDILRAEDPSLEVSDIDAGGYAPGELATFASPSLFGEPRLIRVDHVEKCTDAFIEEALAYFAAPAEDTVVVLRHASGVRGKKLLDALRGGLGGGIEIVCAELKRESDRADFVAAEFRMAQRRIAPGALRALVAAFQDDLSELAAACRQLLADTIDDVTEATVRQYYGGRVETTAFAVADAAIAGRHGEALGLLRHAIASGSDPVPIVAAIASKMRTMGKISGARGSSGELAKRFGLAPWQVDRARRDLQGWTDEGLGAVIRALADTDAQVKGAGRDPVFALERLIRTIAARGRA is encoded by the coding sequence ATGGCCGCCGCACCCCAGCGGTCCGGAGGAGCCGGTCGCGCATCCGGGGCGAAGGCGAAGGCCGCCATCCCGCAGCTCGACTGGACCGCCGTCCGTCCGGCGCCCGTCGTCCTCGTCTCCGGGCCCGAGAGCCTCCTCGCGGAGCGCTCGACGCGCATGCTCCGCGACATCCTCCGCGCCGAGGATCCGAGCCTCGAGGTGAGCGACATCGACGCCGGCGGCTACGCGCCCGGCGAGCTCGCGACCTTCGCGAGCCCCTCGCTGTTCGGCGAGCCGCGGCTCATCCGGGTCGACCACGTCGAGAAGTGCACCGACGCCTTCATCGAGGAGGCACTCGCCTACTTCGCGGCACCCGCCGAGGACACCGTCGTCGTGCTCCGGCACGCGAGCGGCGTGCGCGGCAAGAAGCTGCTCGACGCGCTCCGCGGCGGGCTCGGGGGCGGCATCGAGATCGTCTGCGCCGAGCTCAAGCGGGAATCCGACCGCGCCGACTTCGTCGCGGCCGAGTTCCGCATGGCGCAGCGCCGGATCGCGCCGGGTGCGCTCCGCGCCCTCGTCGCGGCCTTCCAGGACGACCTCTCCGAGCTCGCCGCGGCGTGCCGGCAGCTCCTCGCCGACACCATCGACGACGTGACCGAGGCGACCGTGCGCCAGTACTACGGCGGCCGCGTCGAGACGACCGCCTTCGCCGTCGCGGATGCCGCGATCGCCGGCCGTCACGGCGAGGCGCTCGGGCTGCTCCGCCACGCGATCGCCTCCGGCTCCGACCCCGTGCCCATCGTCGCCGCGATCGCGAGCAAGATGCGCACCATGGGCAAGATCTCGGGCGCCCGCGGGAGCTCGGGCGAGCTCGCGAAGCGCTTCGGGCTCGCCCCCTGGCAGGTCGACCGCGCGCGCCGCGACCTCCAGGGCTGGACGGACGAGGGGCTCGGCGCCGTCATCCGCGCGCTCGCCGACACCGACGCGCAGGTCAAGGGCGCGGGCCGCGACCCTGTCTTCGCGCTCGAGCGCCTCATCCGCACCATCGCCGCCCGCGGCCGCGCCTGA